TACGCGAAAAACGGGATAGGTTGGAAGCGGTGAACGACCTTCCCGCCCGGATCCTGGCTCGCATCGTTTCCCTGCGCGCGCCCATCCTTCTCGTCTATGCCCTGCTGGTCCCGCTGGCCGCCGTCCGCGCCGCGCGCATCCCGTCGGAAGGCGGGCTCGAGCGCCTGATCGAGCCCAGCGATCCGGACTACGCCGCGACGCGCGAGTTCCAGCGCATCTTTCCCGATTCGCCCTCGGTGGTCCTGCTGTTCGAGTCCGACGATCCGTGGGCGCCGGCGAACGTTTCGCGCGTGGATTCGGCCGTCCGCGAGCTTCGCGCAGTGCCCCACCTCGGTGCCTTCTCCGTCCTCGATGCTGTCCGCCGGGCGCGGCCCGGCGCGCCTCTGGCGGAGCTGCGGCGGCTGGCCACAGGGACGGAATTCTTTCGCAGGCAGGGCCTTCTCGGAGATCGGTTCCTCTCCGTAGTGGTGGACCTGGACGTGCACGGCGCGGCGGAGCGCGACGGCGCGCTTTCCTCCGTCGACGCCGCCCTTGCGCGTGCGGGCGCCGGTGCGGTCCGCAGGGTCGGCGCCCCTTACGTCCAGTCCTGGATCGAGCGCGAATCCGGCGCCGCATCCGTCCGCTACTTCCCTTTCTTCGGCGCCCTGGTGGTCGGAACGGCGCTCCTGCTCTATCGGTCGGTGCGCACCCTCCTCGCGTTCGTGCTCGCGCTCGGATCCGCGGTCGCGCTGGCCGTCGCGGCGGGAGGGCTTCTCGGCTTCACCTTCACCATCGTCTCGGTGCTGGTGCCGCTCACCGTCCTCGTCACGACGCTCGCGACGCTCGTCTACCTCCAATCCCGATTCGTCGATCGCCCGCCCGGCACGCCGGTCGCCGTGCATCAGCTCGCGGCCCTTCGAAACAAGGTTCTGCCGGTGACCGCATCGACGGTCGCCGCGGTGCTGGGCTTCGCGGCGCTATCGGTGTCCAGGGTGCGGCCGATCAGGGAGCTGGGGATCTGGACCGCGCTCGGCCTCGCCATCTCCTGGCTGGTGGCATTCACGCTCTTTCCCGCCTTGCAGCTCGCGCTGCGCACACCCACCGGCACGACCCGCGTCGCGGGAGGCAGGGTCTACGGGCGCCTGGCGGCTGCGTTGCCGGCGTTCACCTTTCGCCATCGCCGCGCGCTCGTGACCACGGCGCTGCTGCTCTGCGCCGCCGGCGCCGTCGCGCTCTTCGGTATCCCGGGACGGCTCCGGCCGATGCCGGTCGCGGTCGATTCGCTCACTTACATCGATCCGTCGCTTCCGCTCCGCAGCGACCTGGTCTGGTTCCGCACGAACGTCGCGGATCTGAACGTCGCGCACGTCTGGATCCACTTGCCTCGCCCGGCCGGCACCGATCCGGAGGTCCTGCACGCCGTCGATCGCCTCCAGTCTGCGATCGAGGCCGTTCCTTCCGTGATCGCGGTGCTTGGCCCCACCACCTTTCTCCGCTTGCGTCGCTACTTCGCCGGCGGCGGAGAGCGGCTGCCCGAAGACCCCGCTCAGTTCGCGCGGGCGGCAGCTGATCTGGAACAGATGCTGCTGGCGGAACCGGGCCTGCGGGGCTACGTCGACGTGAACGGTTTCCGCGACTTGAACGTCACCGTCCTTTTCTGGCAGGGCGACGTCGAAGGCTACGCGGCGCTCTCGCGGAACATCGCGCGCGCCTGGGACGGGCTCGGAGCCAAGGCGCCGGCTGGAGCGCGAATGCGCGTGGTGGGCGAGTCGCTCCTCGAGGTGAAAGTGGGCGCGAGCCTCGTTCCCACCCTGGCGCAGAGCTTCGCCATCACGGCCGCGCTGATCTTCGTGGTCTTCCTCTTCGTCTTCCGCAGCGCCACCGCGAGAGTCCTGGCGATGATTCCCTCCCTCTTCGCCATCCTGGCGACGTTTTTGGGAATGCGCCTCTTTGGCGCCTCCCTGAACGTCGCGACGATCCTCATCGCCACCACCGTCCTCGGGACGACGGAGAACGACCAGATCCACTTCTTCCACCACCTGCACGAGCGCGACGGCCATCCGCTCGGCGATGCTCTCGCGCACGCCTTGCGCGTTTCCGGCCACGCCATCGTCTTCGCGACCCTGATCAACGCCGCCGGCTTTTTGGCGCTCTCCGTCTCCAGCTTTCCCCCGCTACGGCAATTCGGGCTCGTCACCAGCGCCGCGTTCATTCTCGCGCTGATCGCCGACTTCACCGCGCTGCCGGCGGGGCTCTGGATCGTGAATCGCCGCAGGAGGCAGGGTCAGCCGACCTGATCGGGCAGCGCGTCGAAGTGCACGAGATGGCGGAAGGCGTCGTAGCGGAGGCGCACTTCCGCAAGGTCGAGGTCCCGCAAGCGGTCGAGGCTGAAGCGCTCGACGGTGAACGAGGCGATGGTCGAGCCCATCACCGCGGCCTGCCGCAGCGCCGGGGGCTCCCCCGATTCGAGTCGCCGGCGCCGGTCGGATCGACCACGTCCGTCAGGGGGAAGGCGGGCGCGAAGAACCGGTGCTCCGCGGTAACGAGCAGCGCGCCGTACTCGCCGCGCTTGATCACCACCGACTTCGCTCCCATCCGCTGCGCTGCGTGCGCGGCCTTCATCACGTTGCTCTCGCCGGCGAGCTGGCGGACCTCGCTGTCGTTCACCATCAGGACATCCACGCGCGGCAGGAGCTTCAGCAGCTCCGCCCGCCGCGAGTTGATCCAGTAGTTCATGGTGTCGGCGCAGACGAGACGCGGGCGTTCGGCCTGGTCCAGCACCCGGATCTGCAGCTCGGGATCGATGTTTCCCAGAAAGATCCTCTCCGCCCGGCGCGCCTGCGCGCCGAGACGGGGCGAGAAGTGCTCGAAGACGTTGAGCTGCGTCTCCAGCGTCTCGGCAATGTTCAGATCGAACCCGTACCGTCCGCGCCAACGGAAGGTCTTCCCGGGGACCTTCTCGAGCCCGTCCAGATCGACGCCGCGGCGGCGGAGGAACTCCAGATCCCCGAGGGGAAAGTCCTCGCCGATCACCCCGACGACGGACACCTTCGTCAGCAGGCTGGCGGCGGCCGCGAAATAGGTACCGCTTCCTCCCAGCACGTCGTCGCGCCTGCCGAACGGCGTCTCCACGGAGTCGAGCGCGACGCTGCCCACCACCAGGAGGCTCATGCCTTGAACCTGTCTCCGAGGAGCAGCGCCAGCCGTTCCCGCGCCGAAGAGGAAATGCGGGCGGGCGCCGTGAGCACTGCGCTGTCCAGCGCGTGCCCGCAGGAGCAGGTGCGCTCGCGGATGCGGCCGAGGCCCAGGACGGCGTTGCGGATCACTTCGCGCGCCGTGGCGACGTTCTTGTGCATGGTCTCGATCACCTGCGTGACGGTGACGGCGTCGTGCGCGGGATGCCAGCAATCATAGTCGGTGGCGAGCGCGACGGTGGCGTAGCAGAGCTCCGCCTCGCGGGCGAGCCTGGCCTCGGGCATCGCGGTCATTCCGATCACGTCGATGCCCCAGCTCCGGTAGAGCTGGCTCTCCGCACGGGTGGAGAACTGCGGCCCCTCGATGCACAGATAGGTTCCGTCCGGATGGGCCGTCGCGCCGGCCGCGAAGCAGGCGCCGTTCAGGTGCTCGTGGAGCTGCGGGCACACCGGATCGGCGAACGCGACGTGCGCGACGATCCCGTCGCCGAAGAACGTCCTCGGCCGCCCCACGGTCCGGTCGATGTATTGCTTCGGCAGCACCAGATGCCCGGGCGCGATGGCCTCCTTCATCGATCCCACTGCCGAGACGCTGACCACGCGCATGGCGCCGAGCTGTTTCAGGGCGTGCAGGTTCGCCCGATACGGCACCTCGCTGGGCGTCAGGCGGTGCCCGGCGCCGTGGCGCGCGACGAACGCCACCTCCTCTTCGCCGAGCCGGCCGACGACGATCTCGTCGCTCGCGTCGCCGAACGGAGTCCGCACCTTCTCGCGGCGTACGCCGGTGAGGCCGGGAAGGTCATAAAGGCCCGAACCGCCGATGATCCCGAGCACGGCGCGCGGGTTTCGCACGGCGGGATGCCGAGGTCAATTCCCCGCCTCGCCTGTGCCGGCAGCGTCGCGAAGCTCGGCGCGGCGACGACAGTGTCCGATCTTGAAAAGGGCAATAAATGGCCACGGGGGAATACTCATAGCCCGCCCGAAATGACGCTGATTGGCCCTTTCAGGCGCATGAAGGCGCCCTTTGCCGGCGTGACGGCCGTGAACGCGATGCGCGCGGTGAGATCGAGGACATGCACGATCGTGCTACCGATGTGCTCCTGCCACGTCAGCATCACCAGCCCATCGCGAACCTCGACGGCTTCGTACTCGACGGTATCCGTGAAACCGGCGTTGTGGCCGGAAACGATCTGCACGGTCAGCTCGCGATCGGAGAGGAACGTGATGCGCGGCGTGAACGGCGGAAACGCGATCTCGAGAACCTGTCCGACGCGTCCTGTCATGCCAGGCCCCCTCGCGCCTCGCGCTGCCCCTGCACCGCGAGCTGGCCGCAGGCGGCGGCGATGTCGCGGCCGCGGTTCTTGCGCACCATGGCGGTGACCCCGCGCGCGTCCAGCGCCTTGCGGAAGGCGACGACGCGCTCGGCGCCCGGATCGCCGAAACCGAGTCCCGGATTTTCGTTGTACGGGATCAGGTTCACCTTCACCGGCAGATTCCGGAGCAGCGCCGCCAACCGGGCCGCATCCTCGTCGGAGTCGTTCACGTCGCGCAGCAGCACGTACTCGAACGTCACCCGGCGACCCTGGCGGGAGGGAAACTTCCGGACGGCGTCCATCAGCGCGGCGATGTCCCACTTCTTGTCGACCGGCATCAGCCGGGCGCGCTGGTCGTCGGTGGTCGCGTTGAGGGAGACCGCGAGCTTGACCTGCGTGTCCTCGCCGAAGCGCACGATGTTCGGCACCAGGCCGCTGGTCGAGACCGTGATGTGGCGGTGGCTGAAGTTCGCCCCCTCTTCGCTGAGGAGCAGCTCGAGCGACCGCATCACGTTGTCGTAGTTGTGCAGCGGCTCCCCCATTCCCATGTAGACGAGGTTCGTCAGCGGCCGCTCTCCCGGTACGCCGAGGCGTCGCAGGTCGTCGTTGACGCGATAGACCTGGTCGCAGATTTCCCCAGCGGTCAGGTTGCGCACGAGTCCCATCGTCGCGGTCATGCAGAAGCCGCAGCCCATCGCGCATCCGACCTGCGTGGAGACGCAGAGCGTTCGCCGCACGCGGATGTCGGGCTCCTGCTCGTCCGCCTCCGGATCGAAGCTCTGCGGTCCCGACTCGTCCGGCATGTAGACGCTCTCGATGAACTTGCCGTCCCAGGTGCGCATCCGGTACTTGCGCGTTCCGTCGCTCGACTGCTGGACGGCGTCGACGGCAAGCGTCGTCAGCCGCGTTTCCGCGGCGAGCCGCTCACGAAATGCGCGCGGCAGATCCGTCATGGCGTCCAGCGACGCCGCGCCCTTGCGGTGCAACCAGGAGTAGAGCTGGCGCGCCCGGTACGGCTGCTCCCCCAGGCGCGAGACCAGCGCGGAAAGCTCGGAAAAGCCCAGCGAGCGCAGGTCGGGCCGCGCTGCGTCGTCCAGCAGGGGAAGCATGTCTCAGTGGACTTTGTCCGGCGGGACCGGCAGCTGCAAGGGTCCCGGCTGCTTTTCCGGCCCGGAATGCTGGGGCCCGGTCACGGCGGAGCCGGCGGCGGGCTTGCGGGCGATCTCCACCTTCTGCACCCGCCGGTCATCCGCCGCCTTGACGG
The sequence above is drawn from the Deltaproteobacteria bacterium genome and encodes:
- the mtnP gene encoding S-methyl-5'-thioadenosine phosphorylase: MRNPRAVLGIIGGSGLYDLPGLTGVRREKVRTPFGDASDEIVVGRLGEEEVAFVARHGAGHRLTPSEVPYRANLHALKQLGAMRVVSVSAVGSMKEAIAPGHLVLPKQYIDRTVGRPRTFFGDGIVAHVAFADPVCPQLHEHLNGACFAAGATAHPDGTYLCIEGPQFSTRAESQLYRSWGIDVIGMTAMPEARLAREAELCYATVALATDYDCWHPAHDAVTVTQVIETMHKNVATAREVIRNAVLGLGRIRERTCSCGHALDSAVLTAPARISSSARERLALLLGDRFKA
- the rlmN gene encoding 23S rRNA (adenine(2503)-C(2))-methyltransferase RlmN; this encodes MLPLLDDAARPDLRSLGFSELSALVSRLGEQPYRARQLYSWLHRKGAASLDAMTDLPRAFRERLAAETRLTTLAVDAVQQSSDGTRKYRMRTWDGKFIESVYMPDESGPQSFDPEADEQEPDIRVRRTLCVSTQVGCAMGCGFCMTATMGLVRNLTAGEICDQVYRVNDDLRRLGVPGERPLTNLVYMGMGEPLHNYDNVMRSLELLLSEEGANFSHRHITVSTSGLVPNIVRFGEDTQVKLAVSLNATTDDQRARLMPVDKKWDIAALMDAVRKFPSRQGRRVTFEYVLLRDVNDSDEDAARLAALLRNLPVKVNLIPYNENPGLGFGDPGAERVVAFRKALDARGVTAMVRKNRGRDIAAACGQLAVQGQREARGGLA